Proteins from a genomic interval of Anaerolineales bacterium:
- the tig gene encoding trigger factor, whose amino-acid sequence MNIEKQDLAECQMQLTVEVPQERVQGAMRSAARRLSDRTRIPGFRPGKAPYELVVRKVGEEAVFDEALDHLGQDIYREALQQSEVEAYAPGALEELVTREPLVLRYVIPLEPEVELGDYASLRLPFEAGAVPDEALESFLEELRQRRALMEPVSRPATLGDVVDLKLRATLPATDDAPASTLLDEQEVPLLLADETDWPFKGVAARLEGLTADEERTLQYTFPEDYPNESLRSRQAEFHVRCLQVRSRTVPEWTDDLARSLGEFNDLLDLRVKARESLQEQAHQAAEREYAQRVVEQVVDQANVKFPPVLLREEQDSMLSELERRLRSQNLSLEDYLRIEHKSLDELRAEIAPDAGRRVRRALVIGRVIRQEGLTLSDEEIHKHIDQVVSSFEDPAGKLRQAFESPSGHQRIATDLLYDRAVERLVAIAKGEAPQSEPSAAAPAQAERASQE is encoded by the coding sequence TTGAACATTGAGAAGCAAGACCTGGCGGAATGCCAGATGCAATTAACGGTTGAGGTTCCCCAGGAGCGTGTCCAGGGAGCAATGCGTTCAGCCGCCCGCCGCCTGAGTGACCGAACCCGCATCCCGGGATTTCGCCCGGGAAAGGCGCCCTACGAGCTCGTCGTGCGCAAAGTCGGGGAAGAGGCCGTCTTCGACGAGGCCCTCGATCATCTGGGCCAAGACATCTATCGCGAGGCGCTGCAGCAATCCGAGGTCGAGGCTTATGCACCGGGCGCCCTAGAGGAATTGGTGACCCGCGAGCCGCTGGTCTTGCGCTACGTGATCCCGCTCGAGCCTGAGGTTGAACTGGGTGACTACGCCAGCCTCAGGCTGCCCTTCGAAGCCGGTGCGGTTCCCGACGAGGCGCTGGAGTCCTTCCTCGAGGAACTGCGCCAGCGCCGGGCGTTGATGGAGCCCGTCAGCCGGCCCGCCACCCTGGGCGACGTAGTTGATCTCAAGTTGCGGGCGACGCTTCCAGCCACCGATGACGCCCCCGCCTCCACGCTCCTGGACGAGCAGGAGGTCCCCTTGCTCTTGGCAGACGAGACCGATTGGCCCTTCAAGGGCGTGGCTGCACGGCTGGAGGGGCTCACGGCCGACGAGGAGCGGACGCTGCAGTACACCTTCCCGGAGGACTATCCGAACGAAAGCCTGCGCTCCCGTCAGGCCGAGTTTCACGTGCGCTGTCTGCAAGTGCGCTCGCGAACTGTGCCCGAATGGACCGACGATCTGGCTCGCTCTCTCGGCGAGTTCAACGATCTGCTCGACCTCCGAGTGAAGGCCCGCGAGTCTCTGCAGGAGCAGGCCCATCAAGCAGCCGAGAGGGAGTACGCCCAGCGGGTAGTCGAGCAGGTGGTCGATCAGGCCAACGTGAAGTTCCCGCCGGTCCTGCTGCGGGAAGAGCAAGACAGCATGCTGAGTGAGCTGGAACGCCGTCTGCGCAGCCAGAACCTCAGCCTGGAAGATTACTTGCGGATCGAGCACAAGTCCCTGGACGAGCTGAGGGCGGAAATCGCGCCCGACGCGGGACGCCGGGTGCGGCGGGCACTGGTCATCGGCCGGGTGATCCGCCAGGAAGGCCTGACCCTCAGCGACGAAGAAATCCACAAGCACATCGACCAGGTTGTATCGAGTTTCGAGGACCCAGCCGGCAAGCTGCGGCAGGCCTTTGAGTCCCCTTCCGGGCACCAACGGATCGCCACCGACCTGTTGTACGATAGGGCCGTGGAACGTCTGGTGGCGATCGCCAAGGGAGAAGCCCCACAATCCGAACCCAGCGCTGCCGCGCCGGCCCAGGCCGAGCGGGCAAGCCAGGAGTGA
- a CDS encoding ATP-dependent Clp protease proteolytic subunit — MAVIPMVIESTGRGERAYDIYSLLLKERIIFLGTPINDQVANLIVAQLLYLDNEDPERQIHMYINSPGGQIYAGLAVYDTMRQTRAPISTVAVGVTASFGTVLLAAGTKGMRYVLPHATIHLHQPLGGAQGQATDIEIQAKEILRLREDLNNILASHTGQSLEVIERDTERDFYMDGEAAKKYGLVDHVLYPGEKPGEKG; from the coding sequence ATGGCAGTGATCCCGATGGTGATTGAGAGCACCGGCCGCGGCGAGCGGGCCTATGATATCTACTCGCTCCTGCTTAAGGAGCGGATCATCTTCCTGGGGACCCCGATCAATGACCAGGTGGCGAATCTGATCGTGGCCCAGCTGCTGTACCTGGACAACGAAGATCCCGAGCGCCAAATCCACATGTACATCAACTCCCCCGGCGGGCAGATCTATGCCGGCCTGGCGGTCTACGACACCATGCGCCAGACGCGGGCCCCGATTTCGACTGTGGCGGTGGGCGTGACGGCATCGTTCGGCACGGTGCTGCTGGCTGCCGGCACGAAGGGCATGCGCTACGTGCTCCCGCACGCCACCATCCACCTGCACCAGCCGCTCGGCGGCGCCCAGGGCCAGGCGACGGACATCGAAATCCAGGCCAAGGAGATCTTGCGCCTGCGTGAGGATCTGAATAACATACTCGCCTCACATACCGGTCAGTCCCTCGAGGTGATTGAGCGCGACACCGAACGGGACTTCTACATGGACGGCGAGGCCGCCAAGAAATACGGCCTGGTCGACCACGTTCTCTATCCCGGCGAGAAACCG